In Bactrocera oleae isolate idBacOlea1 chromosome 3, idBacOlea1, whole genome shotgun sequence, a genomic segment contains:
- the fs(2)ltoPP43 gene encoding probable RNA polymerase II nuclear localization protein SLC7A6OS translates to MPAVVRIKRRIDEEPLSAFILNSKKRRRLEDNAGGEAADEAAGTAAEVGTGHDGAVNDKDGEVSTILKFAGTIQDQDDGATTQLARLTKEAAKELVLQKSMRPPSNHTERARQEMRQAMHESRFRVVNCMRTTLEDANAAEAVKEVTIVDIEKQEAGAQTDNVPTSATADAQAHLSQQVAQQQQRQTIDADAQHLHANDTNIAQQATDSDTGYVYDLYLPENELQVEYADMMDDNYLSIRPYDDLVYEDRFNDDDEDEDSEDSNNENYYTNDYPDEDDDNEDYKDSFDHEDIDAMALGMRHLRMGIQQGYIHTFDDDDSSVSGCEDSSDDVYYDDGDHIFGRSNRHNHGADDDDDEDDDDVDYYDAGGNSDDSNA, encoded by the exons atgccAGCGGTTGTTCGTATAAAACGCAGAATTGATGAGGAGCCGCTTAGTGCATTCATATTAAATAGCAAGAAGCGACGCCGTTTAGAAGATAACGCAGGAGGGGAAGCAGCGGACGAGGCCGCAGGTACTGCTGCAGAGGTTGGCACAGGCCATGATGGGGCTGTAAATGACAAGGATGGCGAAGTATCAACAATACTCAAATTTGCGGGCACAATACAGGATCAG GATGATGGCGCTACCACGCAGTTAGCGCGACTTACAAAAGAAGCTGCCAAAGAACTTGTACTACAGAAATCTATGCGACCACCTAGTAATCATACCGAACGTGCAAGACAGGAAATGCGGCAAGCAATGCACGAGAGCCGGTTCCGTGTGGTCAATTGTATGCGTACCACACTTGAAGACGCAAATGCAGCTGAAGCGGTAAAAGAAGTGACAATTGTCGATATTGAAAAGCAAGAGGCAGGCGCACAAACAGACAACGTGCCAACGTCCGCAACGGCAGATGCACAAGCACATTTGTCACAGCAagtcgcacaacaacaacaaagacaaaCAATAGATGCGGATGCGCAGCATTTGCACGCAAATGACACGAATATTGCACAGCAAGCGACTGACTCTGATACAGGCTACGTATATGATTTGTATTTGCCAGAGAATGAATTGCAAGTGGAGTATGCTGATATGATGGACGATAACTATTTAAG CATTCGCCCTTACGATGACCTAGTCTATGAGGATCGTTTTAATGATGACGACGAGGATGAGGACTCGGAGGATTCGAATAACGAAAACTACTATACAAATGATTATCCCGATGAGGACGACGATAATGAGGATTATAAGGACTCATTTGATCATGAAGACATAGATGCCATGGCATTGGGTATGCGGCACCTGCGCATgg gCATTCAGCAAGGTTATATTCACACTTTTGATGACGATGACTCTAGCGTGTCCGGCTGTGAAGATTCCTCTGATGATGTTTACTATGATGATGGGGATCATATATTCGGACGGAGCAATAGGCATAATCATGGCGCAGATGATGATGACGACgaggatgatgatgatgtcgaCTATTATGATGCTGGCGGTAATAGCGATGATTCGAATGCCTAA
- the ND-49 gene encoding NADH-ubiquinone oxidoreductase 49 kDa subunit — MMSMSAMNVMIKRSATAGLQMLRPQAIAVVGATLGSDKQQTRGAAKWYPDPEFMKQFSGPVMYPDESTALMKLPPWNSKIMPVEKSVRNLTINFGPQHPAAHGVLRLVLELDGETVMRADPHIGLLHRGTEKLIEYKTYTQALPYFDRLDYVSMMCNEQCYSLAIEKLLNIEVPIRAKYIRTLFAEITRILNHIMAVGTHALDVGALTPFFWLFEEREKMMEFYERVSGARMHAAYIRPGGVSLDIPLGLMDDIYEFASKFSERLDEVEDVLTTNRIWVQRTADIGIVSAEDALNYGFSGVMLRGSGIKWDLRKQQPYDAYEQVDFDVPIGTKGDCYDRYLCRIEEMRQSLRIIDQCLNQMPAGEIKTDDAKITPPSRAEMKNSMEALIHHFKLFTQGYQVPPGATYTAIEAPKGEFGVYLVSDGSSRPYRCKIKAPGFAHLAALDKIGKQHMLADIVAIIGTLDVVFGEIDR, encoded by the exons ATGATGTCTATGTCAGCTATGAATGTTATGATCAAGCGATCCGCTACCGCCGGATTACAAATGTTGCGGCCTCAAGCTATTGCTGTAGTTGGAGCCACTTTGGGCAG TGACAAGCAGCAAACACGCGGCGCAGCAAAATGGTATCCGGACCCAGAATTCATGAAACAATTCAGTGGTCCTGTCATGTATCCAGATGAGTCCACAGCCCTCATGAAACTTCCACCATGGAATA GTAAGATTATGCCTGTGGAAAAGTCCGTACGTAATTTGACAATTAATTTTGGTCCACAGCATCCAGCAGCTCACGGTGTGTTACGTTTAGTATTGGAACTGGATGGTGAg ACTGTAATGCGCGCTGATCCCCATATTGGCTTGTTGCATCGTGGAACCGAAAAGTTGATTGAATACAAAACCTACACGCAGGCATTACCATACTTCGACCGTCTTGATTATGTATCGATGATGTGCAACGAGCAGTGCTATTCCTTAGCCATAGAGAAATTGTTAAACATTGAAGTGCCAATACGCGCCAAATATATTCGCA CACTCTTCGCTGAAATTACACGTATTCTCAATCACATTATGGCCGTGGGTACACACGCTTTGGATGTGGGCGCGCTAACACCTTTTTTCTGGCTTTTCGAGGAACGTGAGAAGATGATGGAATTCTACGAGCGTGTATCCGGCGCACGTATGCACGCCGCCTATATACGCCCCGGTGGCGTGTCACTG GATATACCACTCGGCCTAATGGATGATATTTACGAGTTTGCATCTAAATTTTCCGAACGTTTAGATGAAGTGGAAGATGTGCTCACCACCAACCGTATTTGGGTGCAACGTACTGCTGATATCGGTATTGTGTCGGCCGAAGATGCGTTAAATTATGGCTTCAGTGGCGTTATGCTGCGAGGTTCGGGCATTAAATGGGACTTGCGTAAACAGCAACCTTATGATGCATATGAACAAGTTGACTTCGATGTACCAATTGGCACCAAGGGTGATTGTTACGATCGTTATTTGTGTCGTATTGAGGAAATGCGTCAATCGTTGAGAATTATCGATCAATGTTTGAATCAAATGCCAGCTGGTGAAATTAAGACCGATGATGCTAAAATAACACCTCCTTCACGTGCTGAAATGAAGAACTCAATGGAGGCACTCATTCATCACTTTAAACTCTTCACTCAAGGTTATCAAGTACCACCTGGCGCTACATACACAGCAATTGAAGCACCAAAGGGGGAATTCGGTGTTTACTTGGTATCAGATGGCTCAAGTCGTCCATATCGTTGTAAAATTAAGGCACCTGGTTTTGCACATTTGGCGGCCCTAGACAAAATTGGTAAACAACATATGTTGGCTGACATAGTGGCGATCATCGGTACGCTCGATGTAGTGTTCGGCGAGATCGAtcgataa